The Vespula vulgaris chromosome 12, iyVesVulg1.1, whole genome shotgun sequence genome window below encodes:
- the LOC127068102 gene encoding serine-rich adhesin for platelets-like isoform X7: protein MDNLESRRPPSPDSVRTKPSERDETERVIRSTLKEIMMSVDLDEVTSKYIRGRLEEDLDMDLGEFKPFIDQEMLTILGQMDAPTEIFDHVYLGSEWNASNLEELQKNGVRHILNVTREIDNFFPGMFTYLNVRVYDDEKTDLLKHWDDTFKYITKAKKEGSKVLVHCKMGVSRSASVVIAYAMKAYNWDFSQAWKHVKEKRNCIKPNNSFLLQLETYQGILDAMKNKEKLQRSKSDTNLKSPSSVKDQSKKEEKIDDRSNGLQEISGLELKKSNQRPKSWSPNVELAENMLPSAPLSQSLESIDKVGTTEVTREDLLRGSSQKSTMDQEARNVLMPCDNGQSYSVSQNKIVHLPGPDTPCTKHNKLAKSETQGQRRKGLVLNLTNQFEAASSKPSSPGSDSDGKPLPQSPEIEEKPLENGLDRSQGGTSSSSDALTVEQVIWDPGEKRRRKKEQGGENVINDGECLVWTASTDATCPDSCNSLKANGEVVSNSESSECVACGSTTAPTTITTTMTTTTTTTTTTTTTTTTTTTTTAAAATTTTTTATMTTTTTTTTSSLGRKVKRDGDPFSAQLDRVFDREERRGEPTTRDSPSRQSSWSSYDSAVVLDNNSVHSSWATLPSRNSSWGSYDMRPSDLLGSSGLFPYDKEEIPWHPGTVKRTKQKLEEGASTAAVKRVCTQNSDAEDKDRLTAESEEVPVEGYNSLLLHHTSSPTPRRRDSSPTQESSNLKIETARNSPSPLGGIDISPVSIRQVGRLSTSAPAPSSLSSDTDLPSSLRSCRSESETSSPCVVNTTQCPSVKHHKMVLENLSNKSIFSKRCLSVDDSPESECPRSTSGIVKNLKKEFEAKSTKLEKSFVEGACDNHEGSSMVARPKRDVKIRSLPSSPVIPHNESKIQASSSVGETKDKEVKVNDSSVQDATEDLSVRVLVGKYEVAKPSVDSKRSSDVQLRGNKDKEWGDSMEVHPPAKSKIAPEFARRSAPIMINNHTNALFGETTAETPGRPPVPSPSIVVASVVAKAASKKQQQHGRTHPLARLQVRPRHNSPVYNTM from the exons ATGGATAATCTGGAATCCCGACGACCACCGTCTCCGGACAGCGTACGCACCAA GCCCAGCGAAAGGGACGAGACGGAACGCGTGATTCGCTCGACCTTAAAAGAGATCATGATGTCGGTGGATCTCGACGAGGTTACCTCGAAATACATCCGAGGAAGATTGGAGGAAGATCTGGATATGGATCTGGGTGAATTTAAGCCCTTCATCGATCAGGAGATGCTCACCATACTGGGACAAATGGACGCACCTACTGAAATATTTGATCACGTCTATCTCGGTAGCGAGTGGAACGCGAGTAATTTGGAGGAACTCCAGAAGAATGG GGTTAGACACATCCTAAACGTGACCCGCGAGATAGACAATTTCTTTCCTGGAATGTTCACGTATCTCAACGTCCGTGTCTACGACGACGAGAAGACGGACTTGTTGAAGCATTGGGACGACACGTTCAAGTACATAACTAAGGCGAAGAAGGAAGGTTCGAAGGTTTTGGTACACTGCAAGATGGGCGTTTCGAGGTCCGCGTCGGTCGTGATAGCGTACGCTATGAAGGCGTACAATTGGGACTTTTCCCAGGCGTGGAAGCACGTCAAGGAGAAGCGCAATTGCATCAAGCCGAACAACAGTTTTCTCCTGCAGTTGGAAACGTATCAGGGTATCCTGGACGCTATGAAGAACAAGGAAAAGCTTCAGAGATCGAAGTCCGACACGAATCTAAAATCTCCATCGTCGGTGAAGGACCagtcgaagaaggaagagaagatcgACGACAGGAGCAACGGTTTGCAGGAGATCTCTGGTTTAGAACTGAAGAAGAGCAATCAGAGGCCCAAGAGTTGGTCGCCCAACGTGGAACTCGCGGAGAACATGCTTCCGTCCG CACCACTGTCGCAATCCCTGGAAAGCATAGACAAGGTAGGAACCACGGAGGTGACGAGGGAAGACCTTCTTCGCGGATCGAGTCAAAAATCGACGATGGATCAGGAAGCTCGGAACGTCTTGATGCCTTGCGACAACGGCCAGTCCTACAGCGTCTCGCAAAACAAGATAGTACATCTTCCAGGGCCTGACACGCCTTGCACGAAACACAACAAGCTCGCGAAATCGGAAACGCAAGGTCAGAGACGAAAGGGTTTGGTTCTGAATCTGACGAATCAATTCGAGGCAGCTAGTAGCAAGCCGTCCTCGCCGGGTTCGGATTCGGACGGTAAACCGTTGCCGCAAAGTCCTGAGATCGAGGAAAAGCCATTGGAGAACGGTCTTGATCGATCTCAGGGTggtacgtcgtcgtcgtcggacGCTTTGACGGTCGAGCAGGTGATTTGGGATCCCGGCGAGAAGAGACGTAGAAAGAAGGAACAGGGCGGAGAGAACGTGATAAACGACGGTGAATGTCTAGTCTGGACGGCATCGACCGATGCAACGTGCCCCGACTCGTGCAATAGCCTCAAGGCTAACGGAGAAGTAGTGAGTAACAGTGAGAGCAGTGAATGTGTCGCGTGTGGATCAACGACTGCACCTACGACGATAACAACGactatgacgacgacgacgacgacgacgacgacgacgacgacgacgacgacgacgacgacgacgacgacggcggcggcggcgacgacgacgacgacgacggcgacgatgacgacgacgacgacgacgacgacgagtagTCTCGGTAGAAAAGTGAAAAGGGATGGTGATCCGTTCAGTGCACAATTGGACAGGGTGTTCGATCGCGAGGAAAGACGCGGCGAACCGACTACGAGAGATTCACCGAGCAGACAGAGTTCCTGGAGCAGTTACGATAGCGCGGTGGTTCTTGACAACAATTCGGTGCACAGCTCGTGGGCCACCTTACCTTCGAGAAACAGTTCCTGGGGATCATACGACATGAGACCCTCCGACCTTCTAGGATCCAGCGGTCTTTTTCCTTACGACAAAGAGGAAATACCTTGGCATCCTGGTACGGTCAAACGTACCAAACAAAAGCTCGAAGAAGGTGCCAGCACTGCTGCCGTTAAACGCGTTTGTACTCAAAATTCCGATGCGGAGGACAAGGATAGATTGACGGCCGAATCGGAAGAGGTTCCGGTCGAAGGTTacaattctcttcttctccatcACACCTCTTCGCCTACCCCACGAAGAAGGGATTCCTCGCCTACCCAAGAAAGCTCTAATCTCAAGATAGAGACCGCGAGAAATTCGCCGAGTCCGCTCGGTGGTATCGATATTTCGCCGGTGTCGATACGACAAGTCGGAAGATTGTCCACGAGCGCCCCAGCGCCCTCGTCCCTGTCCTCCGACACGGATCTACCTTCCTCCCTGAGATCGTGCAGATCGGAAAGCGAAACGTCCAGTCCCTGCGTCGTTAATACCACCCAATGTCCCTCGGTGAAACACCATAAGATGGTCCTCGAGAATCTTAGCAACAAATCCATCTTTAGCAAACGATGTCTCTCCGTGGACGACTCGCCGGAGTCCGAGTGTCCACGGAGTACGTCCGGCATCGTGAAGAATCTCAAGAAGGAGTTTGAGGCGAAATCAACGAAATTGGAAAAGAGCTTCGTCGAGGGTGCCTGTGACAATCACGAAGGCTCCTCGATGGTCGCTCGACCGAAGAGGGACGTTAAGATTCGAAGTTTGCCATCCTCTCCGGTAATACCTCACAATGAATCAAAGATCCAAGCCTCGTCTAGCGTCGGTGAAACCAAAGACAAGGAAGTTAAGGTTAACGATTCCAGCGTCCAGGACGCTACCGAAGATCTCTCGGTGAGGGTGTTGGTAGGTAAATACGAAGTGGCCAAGCCATCGGTGGACTCGAAACGATCGTCGGACGTACAGTTGCGCGGTAACAAGGACAAAGAGTGGGGGGACTCGATGGAGGTTCATCCGCCGGCCAAGTCGAAGATCGCGCCAGAGTTTGCCAGAAGATCGGCCCCGATCATGATCAACAATCACACGAACGCGCTTTTCGGCGAGACGACGGCCGAGACACCGGGTAGACCGCCGGTTCCTTCGCCCAGCATCGTCGTCGCTAGCGTCGTAGCGAAGGCAGCTAGCAAGAAACAGCAGCAGCACGGCAGAACTCATCCGCTTGCCAGGCTGCAGGTCAGGCCTAGGCACAACAGTCCGGTTTACAATACCATGTAA
- the LOC127068102 gene encoding serine-rich adhesin for platelets-like isoform X6, whose product MPSSRRIRPDFRDPKYTGRIRRGRALCFSREKTKLKEFRSALQTLHKVSSKAREQNYFLGGLSHDWVSYYEQRIESDRSCLNEWHAMDNLESRRPPSPDSVRTKPSERDETERVIRSTLKEIMMSVDLDEVTSKYIRGRLEEDLDMDLGEFKPFIDQEMLTILGQMDAPTEIFDHVYLGSEWNASNLEELQKNGVRHILNVTREIDNFFPGMFTYLNVRVYDDEKTDLLKHWDDTFKYITKAKKEGSKVLVHCKMGVSRSASVVIAYAMKAYNWDFSQAWKHVKEKRNCIKPNNSFLLQLETYQGILDAMKNKEKLQRSKSDTNLKSPSSVKDQSKKEEKIDDRSNGLQEISGLELKKSNQRPKSWSPNVELAENMLPSAPLSQSLESIDKVGTTEVTREDLLRGSSQKSTMDQEARNVLMPCDNGQSYSVSQNKIVHLPGPDTPCTKHNKLAKSETQGQRRKGLVLNLTNQFEAASSKPSSPGSDSDGKPLPQSPEIEEKPLENGLDRSQGGTSSSSDALTVEQVIWDPGEKRRRKKEQGGENVINDGECLVWTASTDATCPDSCNSLKANGEVVSNSESSECVACGSTTAPTTITTTMTTTTTTTTTTTTTTTTTTTTTAAAATTTTTTATMTTTTTTTTSSLGRKVKRDGDPFSAQLDRVFDREERRGEPTTRDSPSRQSSWSSYDSAVVLDNNSVHSSWATLPSRNSSWGSYDMRPSDLLGSSGLFPYDKEEIPWHPGTVKRTKQKLEEGASTAAVKRVCTQNSDAEDKDRLTAESEEVPVEGYNSLLLHHTSSPTPRRRDSSPTQESSNLKIETARNSPSPLGGIDISPVSIRQVGRLSTSAPAPSSLSSDTDLPSSLRSCRSESETSSPCVVNTTQCPSVKHHKMVLENLSNKSIFSKRCLSVDDSPESECPRSTSGIVKNLKKEFEAKSTKLEKSFVEGACDNHEGSSMVARPKRDVKIRSLPSSPVIPHNESKIQASSSVGETKDKEVKVNDSSVQDATEDLSVRVLVGKYEVAKPSVDSKRSSDVQLRGNKDKEWGDSMEVHPPAKSKIAPEFARRSAPIMINNHTNALFGETTAETPGRPPVPSPSIVVASVVAKAASKKQQQHGRTHPLARLQVRPRHNSPVYNTM is encoded by the exons gTCGGCCCTGCAAACGTTACACAAGGTGTCGAGCAAGGCGCGCGAGCAAAATTACTTCCTGGGTGGACTATCTCATGACTGGGTCAGTTACTATGAACAACGAATCGAGAGCGATCGGTCGTGCCTCAACGAGTGGCACGCCATGGATAATCTGGAATCCCGACGACCACCGTCTCCGGACAGCGTACGCACCAA GCCCAGCGAAAGGGACGAGACGGAACGCGTGATTCGCTCGACCTTAAAAGAGATCATGATGTCGGTGGATCTCGACGAGGTTACCTCGAAATACATCCGAGGAAGATTGGAGGAAGATCTGGATATGGATCTGGGTGAATTTAAGCCCTTCATCGATCAGGAGATGCTCACCATACTGGGACAAATGGACGCACCTACTGAAATATTTGATCACGTCTATCTCGGTAGCGAGTGGAACGCGAGTAATTTGGAGGAACTCCAGAAGAATGG GGTTAGACACATCCTAAACGTGACCCGCGAGATAGACAATTTCTTTCCTGGAATGTTCACGTATCTCAACGTCCGTGTCTACGACGACGAGAAGACGGACTTGTTGAAGCATTGGGACGACACGTTCAAGTACATAACTAAGGCGAAGAAGGAAGGTTCGAAGGTTTTGGTACACTGCAAGATGGGCGTTTCGAGGTCCGCGTCGGTCGTGATAGCGTACGCTATGAAGGCGTACAATTGGGACTTTTCCCAGGCGTGGAAGCACGTCAAGGAGAAGCGCAATTGCATCAAGCCGAACAACAGTTTTCTCCTGCAGTTGGAAACGTATCAGGGTATCCTGGACGCTATGAAGAACAAGGAAAAGCTTCAGAGATCGAAGTCCGACACGAATCTAAAATCTCCATCGTCGGTGAAGGACCagtcgaagaaggaagagaagatcgACGACAGGAGCAACGGTTTGCAGGAGATCTCTGGTTTAGAACTGAAGAAGAGCAATCAGAGGCCCAAGAGTTGGTCGCCCAACGTGGAACTCGCGGAGAACATGCTTCCGTCCG CACCACTGTCGCAATCCCTGGAAAGCATAGACAAGGTAGGAACCACGGAGGTGACGAGGGAAGACCTTCTTCGCGGATCGAGTCAAAAATCGACGATGGATCAGGAAGCTCGGAACGTCTTGATGCCTTGCGACAACGGCCAGTCCTACAGCGTCTCGCAAAACAAGATAGTACATCTTCCAGGGCCTGACACGCCTTGCACGAAACACAACAAGCTCGCGAAATCGGAAACGCAAGGTCAGAGACGAAAGGGTTTGGTTCTGAATCTGACGAATCAATTCGAGGCAGCTAGTAGCAAGCCGTCCTCGCCGGGTTCGGATTCGGACGGTAAACCGTTGCCGCAAAGTCCTGAGATCGAGGAAAAGCCATTGGAGAACGGTCTTGATCGATCTCAGGGTggtacgtcgtcgtcgtcggacGCTTTGACGGTCGAGCAGGTGATTTGGGATCCCGGCGAGAAGAGACGTAGAAAGAAGGAACAGGGCGGAGAGAACGTGATAAACGACGGTGAATGTCTAGTCTGGACGGCATCGACCGATGCAACGTGCCCCGACTCGTGCAATAGCCTCAAGGCTAACGGAGAAGTAGTGAGTAACAGTGAGAGCAGTGAATGTGTCGCGTGTGGATCAACGACTGCACCTACGACGATAACAACGactatgacgacgacgacgacgacgacgacgacgacgacgacgacgacgacgacgacgacgacgacgacggcggcggcggcgacgacgacgacgacgacggcgacgatgacgacgacgacgacgacgacgacgagtagTCTCGGTAGAAAAGTGAAAAGGGATGGTGATCCGTTCAGTGCACAATTGGACAGGGTGTTCGATCGCGAGGAAAGACGCGGCGAACCGACTACGAGAGATTCACCGAGCAGACAGAGTTCCTGGAGCAGTTACGATAGCGCGGTGGTTCTTGACAACAATTCGGTGCACAGCTCGTGGGCCACCTTACCTTCGAGAAACAGTTCCTGGGGATCATACGACATGAGACCCTCCGACCTTCTAGGATCCAGCGGTCTTTTTCCTTACGACAAAGAGGAAATACCTTGGCATCCTGGTACGGTCAAACGTACCAAACAAAAGCTCGAAGAAGGTGCCAGCACTGCTGCCGTTAAACGCGTTTGTACTCAAAATTCCGATGCGGAGGACAAGGATAGATTGACGGCCGAATCGGAAGAGGTTCCGGTCGAAGGTTacaattctcttcttctccatcACACCTCTTCGCCTACCCCACGAAGAAGGGATTCCTCGCCTACCCAAGAAAGCTCTAATCTCAAGATAGAGACCGCGAGAAATTCGCCGAGTCCGCTCGGTGGTATCGATATTTCGCCGGTGTCGATACGACAAGTCGGAAGATTGTCCACGAGCGCCCCAGCGCCCTCGTCCCTGTCCTCCGACACGGATCTACCTTCCTCCCTGAGATCGTGCAGATCGGAAAGCGAAACGTCCAGTCCCTGCGTCGTTAATACCACCCAATGTCCCTCGGTGAAACACCATAAGATGGTCCTCGAGAATCTTAGCAACAAATCCATCTTTAGCAAACGATGTCTCTCCGTGGACGACTCGCCGGAGTCCGAGTGTCCACGGAGTACGTCCGGCATCGTGAAGAATCTCAAGAAGGAGTTTGAGGCGAAATCAACGAAATTGGAAAAGAGCTTCGTCGAGGGTGCCTGTGACAATCACGAAGGCTCCTCGATGGTCGCTCGACCGAAGAGGGACGTTAAGATTCGAAGTTTGCCATCCTCTCCGGTAATACCTCACAATGAATCAAAGATCCAAGCCTCGTCTAGCGTCGGTGAAACCAAAGACAAGGAAGTTAAGGTTAACGATTCCAGCGTCCAGGACGCTACCGAAGATCTCTCGGTGAGGGTGTTGGTAGGTAAATACGAAGTGGCCAAGCCATCGGTGGACTCGAAACGATCGTCGGACGTACAGTTGCGCGGTAACAAGGACAAAGAGTGGGGGGACTCGATGGAGGTTCATCCGCCGGCCAAGTCGAAGATCGCGCCAGAGTTTGCCAGAAGATCGGCCCCGATCATGATCAACAATCACACGAACGCGCTTTTCGGCGAGACGACGGCCGAGACACCGGGTAGACCGCCGGTTCCTTCGCCCAGCATCGTCGTCGCTAGCGTCGTAGCGAAGGCAGCTAGCAAGAAACAGCAGCAGCACGGCAGAACTCATCCGCTTGCCAGGCTGCAGGTCAGGCCTAGGCACAACAGTCCGGTTTACAATACCATGTAA
- the LOC127068102 gene encoding serine-rich adhesin for platelets-like isoform X5 yields MFYLLRPEETLKMAVKLESVHPGRTRYLVVVSCTGRQDAEESCLLGIDCHARATVGLVLRVLADTAITLDGDGGFSVSVCGRQHIFKPVSVQAMWSALQTLHKVSSKAREQNYFLGGLSHDWVSYYEQRIESDRSCLNEWHAMDNLESRRPPSPDSVRTKPSERDETERVIRSTLKEIMMSVDLDEVTSKYIRGRLEEDLDMDLGEFKPFIDQEMLTILGQMDAPTEIFDHVYLGSEWNASNLEELQKNGVRHILNVTREIDNFFPGMFTYLNVRVYDDEKTDLLKHWDDTFKYITKAKKEGSKVLVHCKMGVSRSASVVIAYAMKAYNWDFSQAWKHVKEKRNCIKPNNSFLLQLETYQGILDAMKNKEKLQRSKSDTNLKSPSSVKDQSKKEEKIDDRSNGLQEISGLELKKSNQRPKSWSPNVELAENMLPSAPLSQSLESIDKVGTTEVTREDLLRGSSQKSTMDQEARNVLMPCDNGQSYSVSQNKIVHLPGPDTPCTKHNKLAKSETQGQRRKGLVLNLTNQFEAASSKPSSPGSDSDGKPLPQSPEIEEKPLENGLDRSQGGTSSSSDALTVEQVIWDPGEKRRRKKEQGGENVINDGECLVWTASTDATCPDSCNSLKANGEVVSNSESSECVACGSTTAPTTITTTMTTTTTTTTTTTTTTTTTTTTTAAAATTTTTTATMTTTTTTTTSSLGRKVKRDGDPFSAQLDRVFDREERRGEPTTRDSPSRQSSWSSYDSAVVLDNNSVHSSWATLPSRNSSWGSYDMRPSDLLGSSGLFPYDKEEIPWHPGTVKRTKQKLEEGASTAAVKRVCTQNSDAEDKDRLTAESEEVPVEGYNSLLLHHTSSPTPRRRDSSPTQESSNLKIETARNSPSPLGGIDISPVSIRQVGRLSTSAPAPSSLSSDTDLPSSLRSCRSESETSSPCVVNTTQCPSVKHHKMVLENLSNKSIFSKRCLSVDDSPESECPRSTSGIVKNLKKEFEAKSTKLEKSFVEGACDNHEGSSMVARPKRDVKIRSLPSSPVIPHNESKIQASSSVGETKDKEVKVNDSSVQDATEDLSVRVLVGKYEVAKPSVDSKRSSDVQLRGNKDKEWGDSMEVHPPAKSKIAPEFARRSAPIMINNHTNALFGETTAETPGRPPVPSPSIVVASVVAKAASKKQQQHGRTHPLARLQVRPRHNSPVYNTM; encoded by the exons gTCGGCCCTGCAAACGTTACACAAGGTGTCGAGCAAGGCGCGCGAGCAAAATTACTTCCTGGGTGGACTATCTCATGACTGGGTCAGTTACTATGAACAACGAATCGAGAGCGATCGGTCGTGCCTCAACGAGTGGCACGCCATGGATAATCTGGAATCCCGACGACCACCGTCTCCGGACAGCGTACGCACCAA GCCCAGCGAAAGGGACGAGACGGAACGCGTGATTCGCTCGACCTTAAAAGAGATCATGATGTCGGTGGATCTCGACGAGGTTACCTCGAAATACATCCGAGGAAGATTGGAGGAAGATCTGGATATGGATCTGGGTGAATTTAAGCCCTTCATCGATCAGGAGATGCTCACCATACTGGGACAAATGGACGCACCTACTGAAATATTTGATCACGTCTATCTCGGTAGCGAGTGGAACGCGAGTAATTTGGAGGAACTCCAGAAGAATGG GGTTAGACACATCCTAAACGTGACCCGCGAGATAGACAATTTCTTTCCTGGAATGTTCACGTATCTCAACGTCCGTGTCTACGACGACGAGAAGACGGACTTGTTGAAGCATTGGGACGACACGTTCAAGTACATAACTAAGGCGAAGAAGGAAGGTTCGAAGGTTTTGGTACACTGCAAGATGGGCGTTTCGAGGTCCGCGTCGGTCGTGATAGCGTACGCTATGAAGGCGTACAATTGGGACTTTTCCCAGGCGTGGAAGCACGTCAAGGAGAAGCGCAATTGCATCAAGCCGAACAACAGTTTTCTCCTGCAGTTGGAAACGTATCAGGGTATCCTGGACGCTATGAAGAACAAGGAAAAGCTTCAGAGATCGAAGTCCGACACGAATCTAAAATCTCCATCGTCGGTGAAGGACCagtcgaagaaggaagagaagatcgACGACAGGAGCAACGGTTTGCAGGAGATCTCTGGTTTAGAACTGAAGAAGAGCAATCAGAGGCCCAAGAGTTGGTCGCCCAACGTGGAACTCGCGGAGAACATGCTTCCGTCCG CACCACTGTCGCAATCCCTGGAAAGCATAGACAAGGTAGGAACCACGGAGGTGACGAGGGAAGACCTTCTTCGCGGATCGAGTCAAAAATCGACGATGGATCAGGAAGCTCGGAACGTCTTGATGCCTTGCGACAACGGCCAGTCCTACAGCGTCTCGCAAAACAAGATAGTACATCTTCCAGGGCCTGACACGCCTTGCACGAAACACAACAAGCTCGCGAAATCGGAAACGCAAGGTCAGAGACGAAAGGGTTTGGTTCTGAATCTGACGAATCAATTCGAGGCAGCTAGTAGCAAGCCGTCCTCGCCGGGTTCGGATTCGGACGGTAAACCGTTGCCGCAAAGTCCTGAGATCGAGGAAAAGCCATTGGAGAACGGTCTTGATCGATCTCAGGGTggtacgtcgtcgtcgtcggacGCTTTGACGGTCGAGCAGGTGATTTGGGATCCCGGCGAGAAGAGACGTAGAAAGAAGGAACAGGGCGGAGAGAACGTGATAAACGACGGTGAATGTCTAGTCTGGACGGCATCGACCGATGCAACGTGCCCCGACTCGTGCAATAGCCTCAAGGCTAACGGAGAAGTAGTGAGTAACAGTGAGAGCAGTGAATGTGTCGCGTGTGGATCAACGACTGCACCTACGACGATAACAACGactatgacgacgacgacgacgacgacgacgacgacgacgacgacgacgacgacgacgacgacgacgacggcggcggcggcgacgacgacgacgacgacggcgacgatgacgacgacgacgacgacgacgacgagtagTCTCGGTAGAAAAGTGAAAAGGGATGGTGATCCGTTCAGTGCACAATTGGACAGGGTGTTCGATCGCGAGGAAAGACGCGGCGAACCGACTACGAGAGATTCACCGAGCAGACAGAGTTCCTGGAGCAGTTACGATAGCGCGGTGGTTCTTGACAACAATTCGGTGCACAGCTCGTGGGCCACCTTACCTTCGAGAAACAGTTCCTGGGGATCATACGACATGAGACCCTCCGACCTTCTAGGATCCAGCGGTCTTTTTCCTTACGACAAAGAGGAAATACCTTGGCATCCTGGTACGGTCAAACGTACCAAACAAAAGCTCGAAGAAGGTGCCAGCACTGCTGCCGTTAAACGCGTTTGTACTCAAAATTCCGATGCGGAGGACAAGGATAGATTGACGGCCGAATCGGAAGAGGTTCCGGTCGAAGGTTacaattctcttcttctccatcACACCTCTTCGCCTACCCCACGAAGAAGGGATTCCTCGCCTACCCAAGAAAGCTCTAATCTCAAGATAGAGACCGCGAGAAATTCGCCGAGTCCGCTCGGTGGTATCGATATTTCGCCGGTGTCGATACGACAAGTCGGAAGATTGTCCACGAGCGCCCCAGCGCCCTCGTCCCTGTCCTCCGACACGGATCTACCTTCCTCCCTGAGATCGTGCAGATCGGAAAGCGAAACGTCCAGTCCCTGCGTCGTTAATACCACCCAATGTCCCTCGGTGAAACACCATAAGATGGTCCTCGAGAATCTTAGCAACAAATCCATCTTTAGCAAACGATGTCTCTCCGTGGACGACTCGCCGGAGTCCGAGTGTCCACGGAGTACGTCCGGCATCGTGAAGAATCTCAAGAAGGAGTTTGAGGCGAAATCAACGAAATTGGAAAAGAGCTTCGTCGAGGGTGCCTGTGACAATCACGAAGGCTCCTCGATGGTCGCTCGACCGAAGAGGGACGTTAAGATTCGAAGTTTGCCATCCTCTCCGGTAATACCTCACAATGAATCAAAGATCCAAGCCTCGTCTAGCGTCGGTGAAACCAAAGACAAGGAAGTTAAGGTTAACGATTCCAGCGTCCAGGACGCTACCGAAGATCTCTCGGTGAGGGTGTTGGTAGGTAAATACGAAGTGGCCAAGCCATCGGTGGACTCGAAACGATCGTCGGACGTACAGTTGCGCGGTAACAAGGACAAAGAGTGGGGGGACTCGATGGAGGTTCATCCGCCGGCCAAGTCGAAGATCGCGCCAGAGTTTGCCAGAAGATCGGCCCCGATCATGATCAACAATCACACGAACGCGCTTTTCGGCGAGACGACGGCCGAGACACCGGGTAGACCGCCGGTTCCTTCGCCCAGCATCGTCGTCGCTAGCGTCGTAGCGAAGGCAGCTAGCAAGAAACAGCAGCAGCACGGCAGAACTCATCCGCTTGCCAGGCTGCAGGTCAGGCCTAGGCACAACAGTCCGGTTTACAATACCATGTAA